The Halostella limicola genome includes the window CTCGTCGAGCGTCGCCTCGTTGCCCATCCCGTTCTGGAGCGAGAGCGCCGCGCCGTACTCGCCGGTCGCGAGCGTCCCGGCGGCCTCGGCCGTGTCGTACGCCTTGACGGTCAGTACCGCGAGGTCCGCGCGCAGGCCGGACCCGTCAGTGGTCGCGTCGGGCGTTACGGAAAAGTCGAATTCGCCCTCGACGGTCAACCCGTCGGCGGCGACGGCCGCGACGTGCGGGTCGCGCCCGACGAGCGTCACCTCGTGCTCCTGCGCGAGGAGACCGCCGACGAGGCTGCCGAGGCTGCCGGCACCGAAGACGACGACGTCCATACCGGGCCGTCTCGGCGCGCGGTAATCAGTCCTCCGTCCAGTACATCAGCGCCTCCTTCGGCTCGCCGCAACCGGGACACTCGTCGGGCAGCCCCTCGTCTATCTCGCCCATCTCGCCGCACTCGGTGCAGCGCCACATCAGTTCGGCCTCGCCGAAGTCGTGCCCGGACCGGGCGTGTTCGATACTCAGGCCCTCGATGCCCTCGCGGGTGGTGACGAAGAAGCCGCCCTTCTCGAAACCGCGGATCGTCCCCAGTTCCTCGCCGTCCGCGTCGTAGACGACCTGACCGAGGTCGAGTCGGTTGACTGCTTCTTCTGCTTCCGCTTCTCCCTCCGCGCTCGGTGTTTCCCCTCCTCCAGACATACATAGACGCACCACGGCAGCGGGCATAAACGTGGGGCGGCCAGTCAGATCCCTGACTCGCGAGCGCGTCGCGGAAGCGGGCGTTCCGACGGACCCGCCGGCGCGGTTAAGGCGCTCCGCGCCCGTGGCGCAGACGATGAGCGACGCCGACGCGCTGGTCGTGGGGGGCGGAGTGATCGGCTGCGCGGTCGCGCGAGCGCTGGCGCGGGACCGCGAGGTCCGGCTCCTCGAACGCGACCGGATCGCCGCCGGCGCGACCGGGCGGGCCGCCGGCGAGGTGACGATGACGCCGGCGTACTCCGACCTGCCGAGCGTCGCGGCGCACGCGAACGCCTTCTTCCGCGACTACGGTGGCGCGGACTTCGTCGAGCGACCCAGCCTCGAACTCGTGCCGCCGGCGCGGGAGGACGAGGCGCGGCGGCGGGTCGACCGCCTCGCCGATGACGAGGTCCCGGTCGCCTTCCTCGCCCCGGAGCGCGTCGAGGACCGCTACCCTCGCCTCTCGCTCGCCGCGTTCGCCGGCGCGGTGCGCTACGGCGAGACGGGCTTTCTCGACGCCGACGCGTTCACCGCCGCGCTGGCGGCCGACGCACGGGAGCGCGGCGCGACGGTGGAGACGGGCGTAACCGTCTCCGAGGTACTCGTCGAGGACGGACGGGTCGTCGGCGCGGCGACCGACGACGGGGAACGCCGTGCTCCCACCGTCGTCGTCGCTGCGGGGTGGCGGACGGAGCCGCTCCTCCGCGACGTGCTTCGCCTGCCGATCCGCCCGTATCGGACTCAGTGCGTCCGCGTCTCGCTCGGCCGCCCTCTCGACGGCGAGTTCCCGATGGGGTGGGTTCCCGGCGACGGGGTCTACCTCCGGCCGACGCCGGATGGTGGCTTGCTCGTCGTCGGCGGGGCCGTCGCCGTCGGCAGCCCTGCAGAAGCACCCCACGAGGTCGATTCCGCAGAAGCGAACCACGATGCCGACCCCGCGTTCCGCGATCGCGTTCTCGAACGGCTGCCGCGGTTCCTCCGAGACGCGGCGGACGCCCGGATCGTCGACCACTGGGCCGGGGTCGACGGCGCGACGCCCGACACGCGGCCGATCGTCGACGCGCCCGCCGACGCTCCCGAGGGGCTGGTCGCCGCGACGGGGTTCCACGGGCGGGGCGTGATGACCGCGCCCGTCGCCGCGACCGCGGTCCGGGCGGTCACGACCGGCGGATCGGCGCCGTTTCCGCTGGTCGCGTTCGCGCTCGACCGGTTCGAGTCCCGCTCGCGGGCGTTCCCGTTCTATGGCATCGAAGAAGCGGAGTAGGAGCGACGCTCAGTCGTCGGCGGGCGCGGCCGAGGAGCCGCCAGCCGCCGAGACGGTACCGTCGTCGTTCCAGCCGCGCACCTCGTAGTACTCGTCGAGCGCGGCGTCGAAGCCGTCGATGTCGTAGGGGAGTCGGTCGTCGGACCGGTCGAAGCCGCGCTGGTTGTTGAAGTGGCGTTCGAGGTCGATGACGCGCGCGCCGACGGAGAGCAGGTCCTCGAAGTCGGCGTCGAACAGCGCCTCGAACCGCTCCGCGTCGAGCATGTCGCGAGAGAACCGACAGACGACGCCGCAGTCCTCCAGCGCGCGCTTGTTCTCCTGGCGGACGAGTTCAGGCGGCTTGTCGTCTAACCCCGTCATCTCGTACGCCGAGTCGGCGTCGACGAGCGGGTACTCGTAGGCGTAGAACGTTGCGTACATGTGGTCCGCGCCGCGGTTCGACGTGGCGAAGCCGAGCCCCTGCCCGTTCAGCGTCCGGCCGTCATGGGCGGGGAACTCCATCCCCTTCACCGACCAGTTCTCGACGCCCAGCTCCTCGTGGACGCGGTCGATTCCCTCCGCGAGCAGGTCGCCCTCCCCCTCGCGGTAGGCGATCTTCTCGACGAGTTCGTGGACGAGCTCCGCGTTGCCGAACTCCTCCTCCGCGGCGAGATACGCGGACACCGTGTCGCCGCAGGAGATAGTGTCCAGCCCGAGGGTGTCACAGAGCTCGTTCGACTGCATCACGTCGACGATGTCGTCGATCCCCGCGTTCGGGCCGAACGCCATGAGCGTCTCGTACTCCGGTCCCTCGGTCTCGATCCCTCGCTCCTCGTCTCTGGTCGGGAGCTTGCAGGCGAACGCGCAGGCCGAGCAGGTGCCCTTCTCGAACTTCTTCTCCTCGACGCGGTCGCCGTTGACGTTCTCGACGCCCTCGAAGGAGAGCTCCGAGAAGTACCGCGTCGGCAGCGCCTCGACCTGGTTCGCGTAGTCGGTGACGCTGGTCGTCCCCTGCCGCTTCATGATGTGGTCGCTCGTCGCCGCCTCGCGGTGGACGTCCATCTGGACCGGGTCGACCTCGATCTCCGGCCGGGAGTCGCCCGCGAACGTGACCGCCTTCACGTTCTTCGCGCCGAACACCGCGCCGAGGCCGCCGCGGCCGAACGCCCGCCTCTCGGTGGTCATGATGGCGGCGAACCGGACGAGGTTCTCGCCCGCGGGACCGATGGCGGCGACGTTCTCGGCGTCCAGGTCCTCGTCGCGCCCCTCGACGTGCTCGGTCACCTGCGGCACGGTCGCGCCGGCCAGGTCGGGGACTTCCTCGAACTCCACCCCGTCGTCGCGGACGTGGACGATCACCAGTTCGTCGCTCTCGCCCGTGATCTCGACCGCCGAGTAGCCCGTGTCCGCGAGGTGGCGAGACATGAACCCGCCCGCGTTCGACGAGAGCAGGCCGTCCGTCAGCGGCGAGAGCGTGGTGCAGTTCGTCCGCCCGGTGAAGCTCATGTTCGACGTCTGCATCGGCCCGGTCGCGAAGAACAGGCCGTTCTCCGGGCCGAGCGGGTCGGCGTCGAACGGGATCCGGTCGTGCGCCAGTTTCGTCCCGACGCCGCGGCCGCCGATGAACGACGAGAGCACGTCGTCGACGTCGGTCGTCTCCGCGCTCTGCTCGCCGACGTCGACCGTCAGAAGCGGCCCCTTCGAGTGAAGCATACGCGTACCATCACGGTCGATCGGTAATAAACGTCCCCAAAGCGGCGGTCGAAGCGACGGGTCCGGCGGAGAGTTCTCCGCGTCCTCGCCGCGAGGGCAACTCTTTTGCTTCCCTTCCGGCTAGCGATAGCCGTGTCGTCCCCGTACGAGATTCTATCGGTAGACCCAGATGCCGACGAGGAGGAGATACGGCGGGCCTACAGGCGCCGGGCGAAGGAGACCCACCCGGACCAGGGCGGGTCCGTCAGGGAGTTCCAGCTCGTCAAGGCCGCGTACGAGGAGATCGCCGAGGGGAACGTGGACGAGGAGCTGTCGGCCGCCGACCGCGACTTCCGGACCGAGGCCGTCGACGACTCGGACGAGCCCGAGAAGACCCGCGTCGAGTACCTCAACTTCCAGGTGCTCGACGACTACGGGTGGGGGCTCGACGACGACGACCTGTTCGAGAAGGCGTCCGCGGCGGACCTCGACTCGGCGGACTACGGCCGGTTCCTGGTGGAACCCCGGGAGACCCTCCTCGAAGCCGCCGAGAACCGCGGGTTCTCGTGGCCCTACTCCTGTCGGGGCGGGGCCTGCGCGAACTGTGCCGTCGCGGTCGTCGAGGGCGAACTGTCGATGCCCGTCGACCACATCCTCCCGCCGGAGATGATGGACCGCGGGCTCCGGCTCTCCTGCAACGGCGTGCCGACCAGCGACGAGATGAAGGTCGTCTACAACGTGAAACACCTGCCCTGCCTCGAAGACCTGCGACTGCCGCCGCGCAACTTCGAGGGGGCGAGCCTCACGGACTGACGAGGCCCCGCGTCGGTCGGCCTCGCGACGCTCGGCCACCGCTCGGAGCGAAACGCCGGACCAAAAATCCCGCTCGTGGCGACTACATGAAGTCCGCGATGCCCGTTTGCTTGTTCTTGTCGTTGACGAAGATGCTCTCTAGCGACTTCTCCAGCACCTCGAGCCGCTGTTTCGTGTAGTCGCGGGTGCCGTACTCCTCGGCCACCTGGATCGCGGTGTCCATGTACTTGTTCACCGACCCCTCGTGGACGGTGAGCGTCACGTCGCCGCCGCACTCCCGGCAGTCGCCCGAGAGCGGCACCCGCCGGTACTTCTCGCCGCAGTCCAGACACCGCGTCTCCTGGCGCGAGAACGCCCGGAGGTTCCCGATGAGGTCCGGGAGGAAGTGGAACTCGATGACGCGCTCCGCGACGTCGGTCTCGTCGACGGCGCGGAGCTTCCGGGACAGCTCCAGCTGGGCGTCCATCTTGTCCATCATCGAACCGAGCGTCTTGTACGCCGACAGGTCCGGCCCCATCGCGAGGTCCGTCGTGTCGTGGGTGTGCTCGAACCCGGCGTACTCCTCGTCGGTGCCGAGCGTGTCCTCCGCGATCTCGACGTCGACCGCCTCGGGGTCGGCCATCTCCCGGGTCGCCTCGTAGAACTCCTTGGGGTACCGCGAGACGACATCCATGTTGTGCGCCTCGTCGTCGATCTCCGAGGGGTCGATGCGCGAGGACATGACGAGGGGCGCGTCCATCTGGCCGCCGCGCTGGTCGGGGAGGTAGGACTTGCTGAAGTTGAGCAGGCCGTCGAGCAGGAGCATTACGCAGTCCTCGTCGCCGTCACATTGCTTTTGTGACAAGTCATTCGCGACGAGCGAGTGTGTGTCCTCGACCGTGAGACAGTAGGTGTGATCGACATCGGACTCGACGACATCGACCGACGCGATCGGCTCGGCGAGGTAGTCGCCGTCGCCGCCGTCGAACACTCGTCTGCCCCTCGTGGCGATGTCGTCGACTTGTGCCTTCAGCAGGTCGGACTTGCGAGAGAGGTGGAACCCCACGCGGTTCGAGTACGCGACAGCATCGTCGGTGGAGATACGCAGCACGTACCGTCGCGCCGACAGCGACTCATCGTCGATCTCGTAGGAGTCGGGGAACTTCTCACAGAGCCGAACGGGGTCGCGTTCGTCGACGCGCGCCGTGATCCCGAGTCGAGTCAGTAATGCAACGAGATCCTCTTTGAGCTCTCGGCTGACAGTGGTCGCCGACACCTCCAGCGCGTTCGAGGCGACGGAGCCGTCGCCGCTGAAGTACCCGCGCAGATAGGCGGCAACGATCTCGTCCGGCGCGTCGAAGATACACTGCGGGACACGCTTCGAGTCAGCAGTGACGCCGGCAGAGAGCGTAGTGTCGAAGAAGACCCGTAGAAGCCGACCCGAAGCCGTTATCTTCGCGTGATTCTCGCGGTACGGTTCGACGCCGAACTCCTCCGCGATCACGTGTTCAAAGAACTGTCTGGCTTCGGATTCCGTCCCGCAGATGGTCGTCTGATGGATCGCGCCTTTCGGCGTGTCCTGAACCCGTGCGAATCCCTCGCCGGCGTAGTAGCCCAGAAGCGTCGCGACGCGTTCGTTCACTTCGATCCGCCGATCGATCGTCGTCGAATCACGTTTCATCCCCAGTTCGACGTCATCGGGTACCCATTCGAGCAGTTCCGACGTCGAGTCGAAACATTCCGAGATGACGCTTACCGGAATACTCTCACGATAGAGGTAGTTACTCAGTGTCTTTTTGTTGATCCCAAGGCGTTCCGCAGTCGAGTACAGCGGGTAGAACTGACCGTCCCACTGGTCCGCGAATGCCTCTTCGAAGAGGTCGTAGAGTCGGTCCTTGCCGAGGCCGTGAACCATCAGGCGGTCCGGTTCTATCTCGCCGACTTCCAGACACTCCGCGAGGAGATCGAACACGGGCGGCGTCTCCGCCGGTTCGATCGAATCCAGATGGCTCGGCTTTACGACCGAATCGTCCTCAGACAGTTCCGAGGCTCGCTTGGAGGCGATGCCGTCGCCGTCGAACACGTGGACATCGTGGTCGGGCGTCAGGCTGATCTCCCGCCCGCTCCGCGTCTCGATCTCGACGAGGTGGTCCGGTGACGGGTGTTTCGATACGGCCTCGACGCGCTTGCGACGCAGCGTTCCATCTTCGTCCACGGACGGAACGTGCACGTCACCGTCTAACTCCCGAACGAGCGTGCCGAAGTCGTCCTCCTCCGGATCGTCGAGACGGTCTTCGACGAGCGACTGGATCGACTTGTAGTACCACTCACCCTCTTCGTCCTCGTACCAGACCTTCGTCTCCGGGTGGAAGCAGTTCCGGCGTTTCGACGCGTGGAAGAACGGGTGTGCGTACCCGACCGCCGCGCTGGTGAAGCCGATGACGCGCCCGACGACGGCCGCGCTGGTGTGCGGGGCCATCCCGAAGACGAGCTCGCCGACGAGGTCGTCGCGCTCGTCCAGTTCGTAGTAGGGGTCGAGACCGTAGAACTGGGAGAGCAGGTCGTCGACGAAGTCGGCGGTCTTGAGAAGGTGCTCGGCCGCGCCGTCCGAGAGGACGACGTCCTGCACCTTCAGCTCGACCAGCTGGTCGTCGTGGCGGAGGGGGTCGCCGTGGATGTCCTCCTCGTACCCGAGCTGTCGGAACTGGTCGACGGAGACGTCGAGTTCCTCGGGGCGGACCGCGGTGACCGGGAGGTCCGTCATGTCGTAGCGGACGGTGCCGTCCTTGAACGCGGAGACGCCGTGCTTGGAGCGGAGGATCCCCTTGTCGATCGCCTCGGGAGTCTTGTTCGTCGACGACAGCCCCTTCACGCCTTTCAGGATGTCGAACGCGTTCTCGCGCTCGCCGACGCGTTCGAGGGCCTCGCGGTACTCGGCGTGGACGTCGATGACGCGAGACTCGACGGAGGTGCCGTCGATCTCGCAGCGCGAGCAGTGGACCCGGCCCGCCTCGTCGGGTTCGAGGTCCTGCTCGCAGTCGGGACACCGGTAGTGGGGCTCGGTGTGGGCCCCGCAGTCCGGGCATTTCGGTCTGAACGTCTCGTTCCCGCAGCCGGGACACTCCCGGTTCCCGATCTCCACCTCGACCTCGCCGGGCGTGTCCTCCATGCTCTCGGCGTGGCTCCCGGCGGCGGCGACGTCGCGCTGGCTGCCGCCTGCCTCGCCGATGGGGAAGAGGGTGTGGACCGCGGGGCTGAGTTCGCGGGACTCGGACTTCTCGGGGCGGCCCATCCGGTTCCCGATCCGCGTGGGCGCGCGTTCGCGGACAGCGAACGGCGCGACCTCATTGACCGCCTTCATCGCGTTGGGCCACTCGCGGGCGTCGGCCGAGAGGTCGTCCCAGGTGCGCTCCAGATCGGCGGTGAGCCCGAGCGAACGGACGAGCGGGAGCCACTCGGGCACTGCAATGGCGTCGGAGCCCTGGCGGTGCTCGACGATCAGGGACTCCAGCGCCTCGCGGGTGGCGTCGTCGTGCTCGACCAGCAACTCCCCGTCGACGACCTCCCCGGCGGCGACGGCGTCGGCGAGCGCCGCGAACTGCTCGACGGTGAGGTCGTGCCAGAGGTAGGTGTAGTTCGGGTGCAGCGGCGCGTCGTACTCGGTCGCCCACTCGATCGCCCCCTCGGGGTCGGGGTCGTCGAGGTCGACGCGGACGGAGTCGGCCATCGCCTGCACGTCGGCGTCGGTCGCCTCGAACTCCTGGATCCACCACTCGACGGCGTAGGACGCGGGGGCGAGCGGGTGGTTGTTCTCGACGAACTCGCCGTAGTTGACGAGGTACTCGCCGAGGTCGAGGATCTTCTCGACGCCGTTCCGTATTTCGAGGGCCTCCTCGGGGTCGTCGATCCGACGCACGTCGCCGTTGGCGAGGCGGACCGTCGGCCCCTCGATGGAGTCGACGGGGACGACGCCCGCCGCCTTGCCGGGGCGCTCGGTCTTGATCTGCGTGCCGGTCGCGAGGAAGTCGTCGACGAGGTGCATCGTCGCGGGGTGGACGCCCGCCGTCGCGAACCCGTGGTTGCGGGCGCGGCCGTACCGCAGGCGAAAGCCCCCCGTCTCGCTCGGGTGCGAGAAGACGGGGCGGCCGGCGATGAGATCGCGGAGGAACTTCCAGGACTCGTCGACGCGGGGCGGGCCGTCCGGTTCGTCGGCCTCCCCGTCCGCGTCGGTCTCGCCGTCCTCGTCCCCGCCCTCGCTCGCCTCGTCGCCGTCGTCACCGTCGTCGCTCTCCCCGCCGCCGTCCTCGCCGATGGTCCCGTCGATGAGGTCCTGGAGCCAGGGCCAGTCGACCTCGTCGAGGTTGCGGGTGTAGCGCTGGATCTTCGGGGCCTTGAGCGCGATCCCCTCGGCGAGGACGAGACACATGCCGCCGCGGGGGTTGTTGGTGTCGACGCGGTCGAGGTCGCGGAAGCCGGAGACCTCCTCGTCGCCGGTCGCCTCCCCGTCCAGCATGATGGGGACGTGCTTCGCGATGAACTTCGTCTCCTTGTCCTTCGGCGAGTACTGGAGGCCCGTCTCGCTGTCGTACAGCGACACCTCCTCGGCGTAGCGCTCGATCTCGTCGTCGCGGGCCCTGTACTCGTCGACGCCGATGAGCGCGCGGGTGTAGTCGGCGACCAGCACGGACAGCGCCTGCGCCGTCCCGCCCGCGGAGCGGATCGGACCGGCGTAGTAGACGTTGACGAACTCGGTGCCGTCGTCGTTCTCCAGGAGTTCGACCCGGTCGATCCCCTCGATGGGCGCCGCGACGACGCCCTCGGTGAGCAGAGCGACGGCGGTGCGGACCGCGCCCTCGACCTTGCCGGCCTTCGTCTCGTAGTCGCCGACCCGCCCCTCCGCGAAGTCCTTCGCGAGTTCGAGCGCGGCCTCCTCGCGGCTCATCTCCCCTTCGAGCTCGCGGACGCGCTCGGCCACGCCGTCGATCCCGAGGATGTTCTCGACCCGGTCGGCCATGTCCTTCGCGACCGGGATCTCGACCTCGGTCTCGGGGTCGCGGCCCTGCTCGCGGGCCGCGCGGGCGACCTCGAAGGCGTCGTCGAGGCCGCGTTCGAGCCGTTCGAAGTACCGTTCGTCTTCGGGCCGCATCTATAACCAGAGGTCCAGGTCGGTGGTCTCGTCGTGTTCCCGTTCGAGCGTCGTGTCGAACGTCCGCATATGCACCTCGCCCGCGAACACCGTCCCGGCGTTCAGGTGCCCCGCGAGCGTCTCGCCGTCGTCCCGCGAGAGGACAGCGTGTGTGTGGGCGAACCGGTCACCGTCTAACCAGGCGACGTTCCCGACGCAGGAGGCGACTTCGAGCGGTTCGTCGAACTCGACGGGCTCGTACTCGTACTCGTCCTGGTCGTAGAACCAGATCTCCGCGTCCTGGACGGCGCCCATCGCGGTGAACCAGGCGGCGTCGGCGTCGACCTCCGCGGCGAGCGACTCGATCTCCCCGCGCCAGTCGGCGCCGTTGTCGAGCCGAGCGAGATACTCCCCCGTGGTTTCGACGTCGCGGTATTGCATACCCAGTCGAAGCGGCGGCCGGACCAAAAAAGGTGCGTATCGTGAGGCGGGCGGCCGCGGTCGCCCGCGTGGCGTGATCGATACGGCCGGAAAGCGGCCGGGCAGACGACGAGGCCCCCGTGCGGGCCGAGTCCGTCCGCGACGGGAAAGGGCGTCGCTATAGACGAACAGCGGTAAGGGGTAGCGTCCGCGAATAGCGGGAGATGTAGGGACCTCTAGACCACTCGTGCGGCGCGTAGCGCCGCGAGCATGCGACTGATCGGGGTTTTTGACCGATCTTTTTGCCGTGAGCGGTCGCGGAAGGCGATCCGAACGGGAAAACGGTCGTTGGAAAAGGTCGTCTATCGCCAGGCCGGAAGCGTCGGGGCGTCGTCTACTCGCACCGAGAGCCAGGCCTCGTCCTCGCTGATGTCGGCGATGACGTACTCCTGGTCCGTGCCGTCGCCGTCGACGGCGGCGATAACTTCGCCGTCGTCGCGTAGTCCGTCGTTCGGGCCTGACGCATCCGTCGCCATATCGATAATTATCGTTCACGCAGTTATAAACTCGTCGGAACGACAGGACCGTTCCCCGTATTAAGGGTAAACAAGGAGTACTATCGTAGTTATTAACCCCCGCCCTCAGGCGAAAAGCCATCTGTGAATGCGTTTCATAACGGAAAATTTAAACTGATTCATCCAGAAGGGGGGGTTGGGATGACAGATAATAACACTACCCGCCGGCGATTCCTGCAGACGACCGGCGGAGCCGCGGCCGCCGTCGCGCTAGCCGGCTGTTCCGGTGGCGGCGACGACGACGAAGGCGAACAGGACGACACCGACACCCGTACGACCGAACCCGAGACGGAGACGACGGAGCGCGAACAGGTCCAGAGCGACAAGACGTACCGTCGGACCAACTCCACGATGACGACGTTCGACCCGGTGGCGCTCACCGACGAGGCGTCGATTTACGTGGCCCACAACCTGTTCGACGCCCTGACGAACTACCCCAACGGCGACGCGCAGACCGTCGAGAACCTCCTCGCGGAGGAGCTGGAGATCACCGGCGGCGGGTCGGAGATCACCGTGACGCTCCGCGACGACGTGTCGTTCACCGGCGACTACGGCGACGTGACCGCCTCCGACGTCGTCTACTCGTTCGAGCGACTCGCCGCCTCCGACAACTCCCGGCGTGCGAGCTTCCTCCTCGGCGACCTCGGCGTCCAGCACGAGACCAACAGCGACGGCGCGTACGTCCCCGGGTCGATGGCCATCGAGGCCGCCGACGAGAAGACCGTCAACATCACGCTCGACTCCCCGTTCCACGCGATCGCCGAGATCCTCGCGTACGACTCGTTCGCCATCCATCCGGAGGGCATCGTCGGCGACATCGAGGGCTACGACGGCGACATGTCCTACGAGGAGTTCGCACAGGAGAACCCTGTCGGCGCCGGCGCGTTCACCCTCGACCACTGGGACTCCGGTAGCGAGGCCGTGCTCAACGCCCGCCCGATCGACGACTACCACGAGGAAGGCCCGTACGTCTCCTCGGTCCACTTCCGGATCGCGGAGGACCCCAACGCGCTGTACACGTACACGGTCATCAACGAGAACGCGGACCACCCGGTCATTCCGAACGCGCAGTACGACCCCGACAAGGTCTCGATCGAGAGCCGAGACAGCAAGGGGCGAGACTACGGTACGTACGGACCCCTCGAGAACGGCCGCACGGTCTCGTACTACCAGGTGGAGGAGATCGTCACCTACTACATCGCCTTCAACCAGCAGAACGTCCCCAAGCCGGTCCGGCAGGCGTTCGCCCACGTGACGAACCAAGACCAGATCGTCAACGAGGTCCTCAAAAAGCCCGGTAAGACCGCGCCCCACTACGTCCCGCCGGGCATCTTCCCGGGCGGAGTCGAGAACTACGAGTCCCACGCCGAGGAATACCCCTACGGCATCGACGAGACTCGCATCGGCGAGGCCCAGTCGATCATGGAGGAGGCCGGCTACGGCGACGACAACATGTACGAGCTGGAGTTCACCACCTACGAGAGCGGGTTCTGGGAGGAGACCGCGAGTATCCTCCGGGACCAGCTGGCCTCCGCGTACATCGACCTCTCCGTCCAGCCGACGCAGTTCTCGACGCTGATCGAGCGCGGTCGCAACGGCGACCTCGCCGCGTACACGCTCGGCTGGGGCATGGACTACCCCGCGCCGGACAACTTCCTGAAGCTGCTGAACCCGCCGCAGACGGACACCTCCCTCAGCGCGCCCATCAGCTACGTCGACTGGGACCCCGAGGAGAGCGAGGCCGCCCAGCAGGCCGCCGACGCCTGGCAGCAGTTCAAGGACAACCCCGACCCCGAGGGCGGTCAGGAAGCGCGTAACGAGGCCTACCTCGCGATGGAGGAGGCCAACTGGGAAGACGTCGTCTTCCTGAACATCTACCACCCGATCACGGAAGGGATGGACTACCAGTGGGTCAACCGGCCGCGCTTCGGCGGCGCCGGTCCCGCGTCCCAGAAGTTCGCGAATATCAGCATCGACGACCGCGAGTAACCCCCGTATCCCGGGTTTTTTCGTATACGACTGATCCCATCAGAGTTCGCCGAAGAAGCGGAACGCAAATAATGCATGCACCTACACGTAATTAAATGATGAATAGAGACAGCGCGAACAGCGGTGAGACGCCATGAGCCGCTGGTCCTACTTCGCGAAACGACTGATACTGTCGATCCCGGTGATACTGTTCGGAACGTCGCTGACCTTTATCGCAATCCGGATGGGGCCGATAGATCCCGTCGCCGCGGTGTACGGAGACAGCGGAACGGCCGCGGACATGGCGCGCATGCGGGAATCGCTCGGACTGAACGACCCGCTGTGGCAGCAGTACCTCGAGTTCATGTGGGACATGTTCCGGTTCGAACTGGGACAGTCCTGGGTTCTCCAGCCCGGTACGGACACAGTCGACCTGATCCTGTCGCGGGCGCCGCGAACGATCTGGATGGGCTTCTGGGCCGTGCTTATCCCGCTTTTCATCGGGATCCCGCTGGGCTTCTACGCCGGCCTGAACCCGAACACCGCGGGCGACTACGCCGCCTCGTTCGGCGGCATCGTCTGGCGCGCCATGCCGAACTTCTGGCTCGCCGTGATCCTGATGATCGGCCTCTCTAACTCGGAGTCGCTGCTGTTCGGCTTCGACTGGAAGGGGTTCATCCTCCACACGCCGCAGGTCATCGGCACGAACGAGTTCCAGGCGGCCTGGAGCGGTCTCAAGGCCGGGCAGATCGAGCCGATCCAGTGGGCGACGGCGACCAAGCAGATACTGCCCGCCTCGATCGTTCTCGGCTCCGCGTCGATGGGCAACGAGATGCGCATCGGTCGGACCGCGATGCTGGAGACGAAACACTCGAACTACGTCGAGATGGCGAAGGCCAAGGGCGTCTCCGGCCGGTCGCTGGTGTGGAAGCACATGTTCCGGAACGCGCTGATCCCGCTCGTTCCCGTCATCACCGCGGAGGCGAACCTGCTGCTCGGCGGGTCCGTCCTCATCGAGACGGTGATGGCGATAAACGGCATCGGACAGCTGTTCTTCCGGGCGCTGGTACAGGCCGATCTGCCCGTCGCGGGGTCGCTGATGTACGTCTTCATTCTGCTACTGGTGTTTATCAACATCATGCAAGACCTGCTGTACACGATAATCGACCCCCGAGTGGGTTACGAGAGTGAGTAACGATGAGCCAGCATACGACAGCCGACGACGACGACGCGCCGCTGCTGGACCGCATCCGAGAGAACCCGCAGCCCGCGATCCGCTGGGCCGCCGTCGCCGCGGTGCTGCTCGCGC containing:
- a CDS encoding DUF7130 family rubredoxin-like protein, with product MSGGGETPSAEGEAEAEEAVNRLDLGQVVYDADGEELGTIRGFEKGGFFVTTREGIEGLSIEHARSGHDFGEAELMWRCTECGEMGEIDEGLPDECPGCGEPKEALMYWTED
- a CDS encoding NAD(P)/FAD-dependent oxidoreductase, translated to MSDADALVVGGGVIGCAVARALARDREVRLLERDRIAAGATGRAAGEVTMTPAYSDLPSVAAHANAFFRDYGGADFVERPSLELVPPAREDEARRRVDRLADDEVPVAFLAPERVEDRYPRLSLAAFAGAVRYGETGFLDADAFTAALAADARERGATVETGVTVSEVLVEDGRVVGAATDDGERRAPTVVVAAGWRTEPLLRDVLRLPIRPYRTQCVRVSLGRPLDGEFPMGWVPGDGVYLRPTPDGGLLVVGGAVAVGSPAEAPHEVDSAEANHDADPAFRDRVLERLPRFLRDAADARIVDHWAGVDGATPDTRPIVDAPADAPEGLVAATGFHGRGVMTAPVAATAVRAVTTGGSAPFPLVAFALDRFESRSRAFPFYGIEEAE
- a CDS encoding aldehyde ferredoxin oxidoreductase family protein, whose translation is MLHSKGPLLTVDVGEQSAETTDVDDVLSSFIGGRGVGTKLAHDRIPFDADPLGPENGLFFATGPMQTSNMSFTGRTNCTTLSPLTDGLLSSNAGGFMSRHLADTGYSAVEITGESDELVIVHVRDDGVEFEEVPDLAGATVPQVTEHVEGRDEDLDAENVAAIGPAGENLVRFAAIMTTERRAFGRGGLGAVFGAKNVKAVTFAGDSRPEIEVDPVQMDVHREAATSDHIMKRQGTTSVTDYANQVEALPTRYFSELSFEGVENVNGDRVEEKKFEKGTCSACAFACKLPTRDEERGIETEGPEYETLMAFGPNAGIDDIVDVMQSNELCDTLGLDTISCGDTVSAYLAAEEEFGNAELVHELVEKIAYREGEGDLLAEGIDRVHEELGVENWSVKGMEFPAHDGRTLNGQGLGFATSNRGADHMYATFYAYEYPLVDADSAYEMTGLDDKPPELVRQENKRALEDCGVVCRFSRDMLDAERFEALFDADFEDLLSVGARVIDLERHFNNQRGFDRSDDRLPYDIDGFDAALDEYYEVRGWNDDGTVSAAGGSSAAPADD
- the fer gene encoding ferredoxin Fer, producing the protein MSSPYEILSVDPDADEEEIRRAYRRRAKETHPDQGGSVREFQLVKAAYEEIAEGNVDEELSAADRDFRTEAVDDSDEPEKTRVEYLNFQVLDDYGWGLDDDDLFEKASAADLDSADYGRFLVEPRETLLEAAENRGFSWPYSCRGGACANCAVAVVEGELSMPVDHILPPEMMDRGLRLSCNGVPTSDEMKVVYNVKHLPCLEDLRLPPRNFEGASLTD